The following coding sequences lie in one Wolbachia endosymbiont strain TRS of Brugia malayi genomic window:
- a CDS encoding CCA tRNA nucleotidyltransferase, producing the protein MQVDHKTSLIIDAVEKFGGEVRLVGGCVRDSILQRKVHDIDLATNLLPSQVIEALKFHNIKAIPTGLKHGTITAVLNQRSFEITTLRHDVKCDGRHAKVEFTDNWRADASRRDFTFNALYANKYGHIYDYFGGTQDLKARRLNFIGNAEDRIKEDYLRILRAFRFHAKICIGDMSDKILNVCKKHAHKIYNLSGERIRDEMFKLLEYDAPVPTLKSMQKSDVLQKIIPKEVKCEILSSAFLFGTDALVKLALLLRTTEKNDRLSLGEYVSKFLRLSNKQKKKLLFLLSNNIKTELTEKEQRKYISLLGKELYCDLVKVCGVESGANVDEYISLAQVLNIQKFPLSGDDLINIGYQPGKNLGRNLKLLRQHWEDSSYTLTKKELMLYAKSLL; encoded by the coding sequence ATGCAAGTTGATCATAAAACTAGTTTAATTATTGATGCCGTAGAGAAATTTGGTGGTGAGGTGAGGCTTGTTGGTGGGTGCGTGAGAGATTCAATTCTGCAGCGTAAAGTTCACGACATTGACTTAGCCACCAATTTACTGCCCAGTCAAGTAATTGAAGCACTAAAATTTCACAATATAAAAGCTATTCCAACCGGCTTAAAACATGGAACTATCACTGCAGTTTTAAATCAAAGGTCCTTTGAGATCACAACGCTAAGGCATGATGTTAAGTGTGATGGTAGGCATGCAAAAGTAGAATTTACCGATAATTGGCGAGCTGATGCTTCGAGACGCGACTTTACATTCAACGCTCTATACGCAAACAAGTACGGCCATATATATGACTACTTTGGTGGTACTCAGGACTTGAAAGCACGAAGATTAAATTTTATAGGCAACGCTGAAGATAGAATTAAAGAAGACTATCTGCGCATTTTAAGGGCGTTTCGTTTTCATGCAAAAATATGCATTGGAGATATGAGTGATAAAATATTGAATGTATGCAAAAAGCACGCACACAAGATTTATAACCTCTCTGGAGAGAGAATAAGAGATGAAATGTTTAAATTGCTGGAGTATGATGCTCCGGTTCCAACACTTAAGAGTATGCAAAAATCTGATGTTTTACAAAAAATTATCCCAAAAGAGGTAAAATGCGAAATTCTGTCTTCGGCATTTCTTTTTGGCACTGATGCACTAGTAAAATTAGCGTTACTTCTTAGGACTACCGAAAAAAATGACAGGTTGAGCCTTGGAGAATACGTAAGTAAGTTTTTACGCCTTTCAAACAAGCAAAAGAAAAAGCTATTATTTTTACTATCCAATAATATCAAAACAGAGCTTACAGAAAAAGAGCAAAGGAAATATATATCTTTACTTGGCAAGGAATTATATTGCGATTTAGTAAAAGTTTGTGGTGTTGAGTCCGGAGCAAATGTTGATGAGTACATTTCACTTGCTCAGGTGCTTAACATCCAGAAATTTCCTTTATCTGGCGATGATTTGATAAATATAGGTTACCAGCCAGGAAAAAATTTAGGTAGGAACTTGAAATTACTAAGACAACATTGGGAAGATAGTTCCTACACTTTAACAAAAAAGGAGCTGATGCTTTATGCTAAAAGTTTACTCTAA
- a CDS encoding HK97 family phage prohead protease, with protein sequence MRLLLGIQKSEEAYLILKTGVINNGLSIGYIVRYNIDHESRALVLKQVELQEVSLITFLANLAR encoded by the coding sequence GTGCGTTTGCTCCTAGGTATTCAAAAATCAGAAGAGGCTTACTTAATACTTAAGACTGGGGTAATTAATAATGGACTTTCGATTGGTTATATCGTAAGATATAACATTGACCATGAGAGCAGAGCTCTGGTGTTGAAACAAGTGGAACTACAGGAAGTCAGTTTGATCACCTTTCTTGCAAATTTAGCCAGGTAG
- a CDS encoding MFS transporter: MCNQQTRVLISTILCRIAIWYDHMLFIDLVNIISREFCSAKDVYYNILQLFGIAGLGAMVRPLGASVFGHIGDRYGRKMALTIAILLISIPSSLVAFIPGYSRVGITSTILLFAIHVTQGIALGAEQGGSSVYLIEHLSNKKKLGMFFGIISFGRSIGVLLFVMIVIICKKITDFNAWGWRMPFTFSAIWGLMSAYSIYTLGETPAYEKNREQRNLPNLPIIELVKRYKRALILAVLISVPVNVAVGFTIFLRTIAKEIVQVEMYVTTYVNEIVLIITSILIPISSIALGMLADRVGKERIAILFIIITIILCCPMLSIAYYYKSYLIIMLSVMALSIIERGINPIGIVASELFPPNVRFSGVSLSRNISFALHGGFTPMICTWLTITFPQINFVAGLYIIFCLLISLIAILQIKSQDKNFDW, translated from the coding sequence GTGTGCAATCAACAAACAAGGGTGTTGATATCAACAATTCTCTGTAGAATCGCAATATGGTATGATCACATGCTCTTTATTGATCTGGTTAACATAATCAGTAGAGAGTTTTGTTCTGCAAAAGATGTCTACTACAACATACTGCAATTGTTTGGAATTGCAGGGCTGGGTGCTATGGTAAGGCCACTTGGCGCATCTGTATTTGGTCACATTGGCGATAGATATGGAAGGAAGATGGCATTAACAATTGCTATTTTGCTAATATCAATCCCGTCTAGTCTCGTTGCATTTATTCCAGGCTATAGTCGAGTAGGTATAACCTCTACTATATTGCTTTTTGCAATCCATGTAACACAAGGAATTGCACTAGGCGCCGAACAAGGAGGAAGTTCTGTTTATCTCATAGAGCATTTATCCAATAAGAAAAAACTAGGAATGTTTTTTGGGATAATAAGTTTTGGTCGCTCCATTGGTGTCCTGCTTTTTGTAATGATAGTGATCATATGCAAAAAAATCACTGATTTTAACGCATGGGGCTGGAGAATGCCGTTTACTTTTTCGGCCATTTGGGGATTAATGAGTGCATATAGTATATACACATTAGGAGAAACTCCGGCATATGAAAAAAATCGAGAACAAAGAAATTTGCCTAATTTACCAATAATAGAGCTTGTAAAGCGCTATAAGAGAGCTCTGATACTTGCCGTTTTAATATCCGTACCTGTTAATGTTGCTGTTGGATTTACCATATTTCTTCGAACAATTGCAAAAGAAATAGTGCAAGTTGAGATGTATGTAACAACATATGTCAATGAAATTGTGTTGATTATAACCAGTATATTAATACCGATATCTTCAATAGCGCTCGGAATGTTAGCTGATAGAGTAGGGAAAGAGCGCATTGCAATCTTATTTATAATAATTACGATAATACTGTGTTGTCCTATGTTATCTATTGCATATTACTATAAAAGTTACCTTATAATTATGTTGAGTGTAATGGCTCTCTCTATAATAGAAAGGGGTATCAATCCTATAGGAATAGTTGCATCTGAACTTTTCCCCCCCAATGTTAGATTTAGTGGAGTGAGTTTATCACGCAATATTTCTTTTGCCTTGCATGGTGGATTTACCCCCATGATATGCACTTGGCTTACTATAACGTTCCCTCAAATAAATTTTGTTGCTGGGCTTTATATAATCTTCTGCTTATTGATCAGTTTGATAGCAATACTGCAAATAAAATCACAAGATAAAAATTTTGATTGGTAA
- a CDS encoding nucleoside deaminase, whose protein sequence is MEFAVEQAKLAKKNDEIPIGAVIVSGDNIISFAHNISNDPTAHAEMLVIRQACELLSTSVLCNADMYVTLEPCPMCAQAISFARIKRLYFGAYNSKGGGIENGAKIFQFCSHVPEVYGGVLETECSFLLKDFFEKLRDSTNYY, encoded by the coding sequence ATGGAGTTTGCCGTAGAGCAAGCTAAGCTTGCCAAAAAAAATGATGAGATTCCCATAGGAGCTGTGATAGTTAGTGGAGACAATATCATTTCTTTTGCACATAATATATCCAATGATCCAACTGCACATGCAGAGATGTTAGTGATCAGACAAGCATGCGAATTGCTTTCAACGTCAGTACTTTGTAATGCTGACATGTACGTAACATTAGAGCCATGTCCGATGTGTGCTCAAGCTATTTCCTTTGCAAGAATTAAACGATTGTACTTTGGAGCCTATAATTCAAAAGGTGGAGGAATTGAAAATGGTGCTAAAATATTTCAATTTTGCAGCCACGTACCTGAAGTTTATGGTGGGGTATTAGAAACAGAGTGCTCTTTTTTGTTAAAAGATTTTTTTGAGAAATTGAGGGACTCTACCAATTATTATTAG
- a CDS encoding CTP synthase, protein MKEAKFIFVTGGVVSSLGKGLVASSVGALLQAHGFKVRIRKLDPYLNIDPGTMSPTQHGEVFVTEDGAETDLDLGHYERFTGIKATKDDNITTGKMYHELLKKERRGDYLGKTVQVIPHVTDLIKSFIFNGTEGLDFVICEIGGTVGDIESQPFLEAIRQISYKLGKQRVILIHLTLVPYLAVAQELKTKPTQHSVRELNFVGLQPDIILCRSEKEISDNQRGKIANLCNVSLSNVISAPDVSHIYELPVLYNQCGLGTQVLEHFHLSKPKPSLVGWNQIVHSMRHPMQEVTVSIVGKYTEFPDTYKSLVEALSHSAISNRIEVKINWVNSREKSGKPINEKFMGDKLKNSHAILVPGGFGDDGIEGKMLAISYARTNNIPFFGICLGMQLAVIEFARNVIKFKDVHSEEFYTCKHPIIKLAGDKNVDLGGTMRLGAYKCNISPNSKMAGAYSDTIISERHRHRYIINLDYKDDLEKNGLICSGMSEDGTYIEAVELENHPWFIGVQFHPEFQSKPFSPHPLFVSFIKAVVNKVKKTEG, encoded by the coding sequence ATGAAAGAAGCTAAATTTATTTTTGTAACAGGTGGGGTTGTTTCATCACTTGGCAAAGGTTTAGTCGCTTCAAGTGTAGGTGCACTTCTTCAAGCTCACGGCTTTAAAGTTCGCATTAGAAAACTTGATCCATATCTAAATATTGATCCTGGAACAATGAGCCCAACCCAGCATGGAGAGGTATTTGTTACCGAAGATGGTGCCGAAACTGATTTGGATCTTGGGCATTATGAGCGTTTTACTGGAATTAAAGCAACTAAAGACGACAATATAACAACTGGTAAGATGTATCATGAGTTATTGAAAAAGGAAAGACGTGGTGATTACCTGGGCAAAACTGTACAAGTCATTCCTCATGTAACGGATTTAATCAAGTCATTTATTTTTAATGGTACGGAAGGCTTAGATTTTGTGATATGTGAAATTGGCGGGACTGTAGGTGATATCGAAAGTCAACCATTTTTGGAAGCCATACGCCAAATTAGCTATAAACTCGGAAAACAAAGAGTTATTCTTATTCACTTAACCTTGGTGCCATATCTTGCTGTAGCGCAAGAATTAAAGACAAAACCAACACAGCATTCAGTTCGAGAGCTAAATTTTGTAGGGCTACAGCCAGATATTATATTATGTCGTAGTGAAAAAGAAATTTCTGATAATCAGAGAGGGAAAATAGCCAATCTTTGTAATGTTTCTTTATCTAATGTAATATCCGCTCCTGATGTAAGTCATATATATGAGCTACCTGTCTTATATAATCAATGTGGACTTGGTACACAAGTTTTGGAACATTTTCATTTAAGTAAACCAAAACCAAGTCTGGTTGGGTGGAATCAAATAGTGCATTCTATGAGGCACCCAATGCAGGAAGTTACTGTATCTATAGTAGGGAAATACACTGAATTTCCTGATACGTATAAGTCACTAGTTGAGGCATTAAGTCATAGTGCAATTAGTAATAGAATCGAAGTAAAGATAAATTGGGTTAACTCAAGAGAGAAGAGCGGAAAACCTATAAATGAAAAGTTTATGGGGGATAAACTAAAGAATTCTCATGCAATTCTTGTTCCAGGGGGTTTTGGTGACGATGGAATAGAAGGTAAAATGTTAGCGATAAGTTACGCTCGCACAAATAATATCCCATTTTTTGGAATATGCCTTGGTATGCAGCTTGCGGTTATTGAATTTGCTCGCAACGTTATTAAGTTTAAAGATGTACATTCTGAAGAGTTTTATACTTGTAAACACCCAATCATTAAGCTAGCTGGTGATAAAAACGTTGATCTTGGTGGAACCATGAGACTTGGGGCATACAAATGTAATATAAGTCCAAATTCTAAAATGGCGGGTGCATATAGCGATACTATTATTTCAGAAAGACACAGGCATAGATACATAATTAATTTAGATTATAAAGATGATTTAGAAAAGAATGGACTGATATGCAGTGGCATGTCAGAAGATGGAACATATATAGAAGCAGTGGAGTTAGAAAACCATCCATGGTTTATTGGTGTTCAATTTCACCCAGAGTTCCAATCTAAGCCATTTTCTCCTCATCCTCTCTTTGTATCATTCATTAAGGCAGTAGTTAATAAAGTTAAAAAAACAGAAGGTTAA
- the secG gene encoding preprotein translocase subunit SecG, translating into MLIMVLSVFQIILVVILVILVLLQPPGSSSLSGFSNSQQGFNSIIPVKSSANPLNKITAIVAGLFIMNTLLLSGLCSKDVHKKSIAEKIILEKQQENESTSVPFEN; encoded by the coding sequence ATGTTAATAATGGTATTAAGTGTATTTCAAATAATATTGGTTGTTATATTAGTAATTTTAGTACTCTTGCAGCCACCAGGAAGTAGCTCACTAAGCGGCTTTAGCAATTCGCAGCAAGGATTCAATTCAATAATTCCAGTAAAATCTTCTGCGAATCCGCTTAACAAAATAACAGCCATAGTTGCTGGATTGTTTATTATGAATACATTACTATTGTCAGGATTGTGTTCAAAAGATGTACATAAAAAATCGATAGCAGAGAAAATTATATTGGAAAAACAACAAGAAAATGAATCTACTTCTGTTCCCTTTGAGAATTGA
- a CDS encoding JAB domain-containing protein: MYTNKKYHLIAEDLQNISTIDQTSLYVKDIIKRVLLIGSTSIVISHNHSSGNTQPSSRIYPSLGS, encoded by the coding sequence ATTTACACGAATAAAAAATACCACCTAATAGCGGAAGACCTGCAAAACATTAGTACAATAGATCAAACTTCTCTCTATGTCAAAGATATTATCAAGCGTGTTCTTTTGATTGGTTCAACATCCATAGTAATATCCCACAACCATTCAAGTGGAAATACACAACCTTCAAGTAGAATATATCCCTCACTAGGTAGCTAG
- a CDS encoding UvrD-helicase domain-containing protein, protein MKPDIINPNFSVWVNASAGTGKTKILIDRVLRLLLENKRNIFCLTFTNAAANEMESRIHNILSKWAVCSDNELIASLEQLDLSLLLLQHHYPPSHPFLSSQCLTLRSRWPQTKNSEVFNHYLIQARRLFSELENLDLTIQTVHAFCYKLISSFPAEAGIVPNCTLSECKELHSIVFDKLLHNEAVQDSIKFIAAEVDENKLRDLLYTLCIKRSVSANNLEYVKGKLSAPDEIHGLQSEATEQIERLAEILSKGSKRDRNYSKMLDLTSSSFIQVADTRIQKLDSSATRWNDISIENLVKVFLKSESCEKKSISSIITKSTLEKFPGAEQVIENIQNAVFTHVRDINSYQIFKRTSSFLDIFKVYIDLYNSEKSKNALLDYNDIIDLATNLLSNPDYKNWVLFNLDQKIDHILVDEAQDNSISQWKIIANLCDEFFIRNDEKRTLFVVGDVKQSIYRFQGANPHLFNCMQQYFHTKSGGKDWISCQLEKSFRSTPETLTLVDRLFNNFREEISFVDSEIKHIPYRENDQGYVEIWPLLPRCKEEEQQALQIHLMHRKDYIITDRLLAQAIAHKIHNWLNEGRILVAKNRHIEPRDIMILVRQRNMLVDYVISELKKANIPVVGRDYFRIMDYIAVQDLIALTEFLLLPTNDLALANALKSPLFNFTEDDLFNIAYDRKEQSLWERLQNYSEDIYSKLNDLINLSHIESPLTLFTHILRTGKKKFAARLGLECFEVLDEFMNLVLQFENPSLQAFVQWIKENNPEIKNDMQSERNAVRIMTIHKSKGLQAPIVFLVDTNTVPKNSESIVLDAMGAPFLCGKNNNAYCDQVKREKKLEDYNEYLRLLYVALTRAEDELYILGKEPVQKGSWYDIITKYGEPYEKKYMELHQIFKEKVEVLCVNANYPYIYKKRDYFNIPAVLPPPNLSILFQHSPSPSQYPLLSPQCFDTGIHSFSPLDSSVTHWDDKKRNTWMTDGYTRGLIIHSILQYMPKIEKDRRKNWIGKYLDNINIRKNKDEIYRKILAFNEKYDYLFDLDGKSEITLSGTINGKPVLVRLDKLCITQDKAIIIDYKSHRNVSVSSLNEIKKQMLIYKTLVQEICPNKQVECMVIWVEDLTIQSDF, encoded by the coding sequence ACCAATGCTGCAGCAAATGAGATGGAAAGTCGCATTCATAATATACTCAGTAAGTGGGCAGTTTGTTCAGATAACGAACTAATCGCATCTTTAGAACAGCTAGACCTCTCTTTACTGTTGCTTCAGCACCACTATCCGCCATCTCATCCTTTCCTATCATCCCAGTGCTTGACACTGAGATCTAGATGGCCGCAGACAAAAAATAGTGAAGTATTTAATCATTATTTAATCCAAGCAAGGAGGCTTTTCTCTGAACTGGAAAATCTTGATTTAACTATACAGACTGTACATGCCTTTTGTTATAAGTTAATTTCTAGCTTTCCTGCAGAAGCTGGCATTGTTCCAAATTGTACGCTGAGCGAATGTAAGGAATTACACTCCATTGTATTTGATAAATTACTTCATAATGAAGCTGTGCAAGATAGTATAAAATTTATTGCAGCTGAAGTTGATGAAAATAAGTTACGCGATTTGCTTTATACTTTGTGCATAAAAAGATCTGTGTCAGCAAACAATCTAGAATATGTCAAAGGTAAACTGAGTGCTCCAGATGAAATTCATGGTTTACAGAGTGAAGCGACTGAGCAAATAGAAAGATTAGCCGAAATATTAAGTAAAGGCAGTAAACGAGATCGGAATTATAGCAAGATGCTTGATCTTACATCTTCCTCTTTCATCCAAGTAGCTGATACTAGGATTCAAAAATTAGATTCCAGCGCCACACGCTGGAATGACATCAGTATAGAAAACTTAGTCAAAGTGTTTTTAAAGTCAGAATCGTGCGAGAAAAAAAGCATATCATCCATTATAACGAAGAGTACTTTGGAGAAATTTCCAGGTGCAGAGCAAGTAATAGAAAATATTCAGAATGCAGTATTTACTCATGTAAGAGATATAAACTCTTATCAAATATTCAAAAGAACCAGTAGTTTTCTGGATATATTTAAAGTATATATTGATTTATATAATAGTGAAAAGTCAAAGAATGCACTGCTTGACTATAATGATATAATCGATTTAGCAACAAATCTTCTCAGCAATCCAGATTATAAAAATTGGGTATTGTTTAACTTAGATCAAAAAATAGATCACATTCTTGTTGATGAGGCACAAGATAATAGCATCAGTCAATGGAAAATTATAGCAAATCTCTGCGATGAATTTTTTATCCGTAATGATGAAAAACGAACCTTGTTTGTTGTTGGTGATGTAAAACAATCCATTTACAGATTTCAGGGGGCAAATCCTCACCTATTCAACTGCATGCAACAATACTTTCATACAAAATCTGGTGGCAAAGATTGGATATCATGTCAGCTTGAAAAGTCATTTCGCTCAACTCCGGAAACTTTAACACTTGTAGATAGGTTATTTAACAACTTCCGTGAAGAGATATCTTTTGTTGATAGTGAAATAAAACATATTCCATATAGAGAAAACGATCAGGGATACGTTGAAATCTGGCCGTTGTTGCCAAGATGTAAAGAGGAAGAACAGCAAGCTTTACAAATTCATTTGATGCATAGGAAAGATTATATAATAACAGATCGATTGCTTGCCCAGGCAATAGCTCACAAAATTCACAACTGGTTAAATGAGGGGCGAATTTTAGTCGCTAAAAATCGCCATATAGAACCAAGAGACATTATGATTCTGGTACGACAGCGAAATATGCTAGTTGATTACGTAATAAGTGAACTTAAAAAAGCAAATATACCAGTTGTAGGACGGGACTATTTTAGAATTATGGACTACATAGCTGTGCAAGACTTGATAGCTTTGACTGAATTTTTACTTCTTCCAACAAATGATTTGGCTCTTGCAAATGCTTTAAAATCGCCACTATTTAATTTCACTGAAGATGATTTATTTAATATTGCATATGATCGTAAAGAACAGTCGTTATGGGAAAGACTCCAGAATTATTCTGAAGATATCTATAGTAAGTTAAACGATCTCATTAACTTATCTCACATAGAATCACCTCTTACGTTATTCACACATATACTTCGTACAGGTAAGAAGAAATTCGCTGCAAGGCTAGGTCTTGAATGCTTTGAGGTCCTAGATGAATTTATGAACCTTGTGTTACAATTTGAAAACCCATCTCTTCAAGCGTTTGTTCAGTGGATAAAGGAAAATAACCCAGAGATTAAAAATGATATGCAATCAGAACGCAATGCTGTGCGAATAATGACAATTCATAAATCAAAAGGTCTGCAAGCTCCCATAGTATTTTTGGTTGATACGAATACAGTACCAAAAAACAGTGAAAGCATTGTTCTTGATGCGATGGGAGCACCATTTTTATGTGGAAAAAACAACAACGCTTATTGTGACCAAGTGAAAAGGGAAAAAAAACTGGAGGATTATAACGAGTATTTGCGTTTGTTATACGTGGCACTCACGCGTGCTGAGGATGAGTTATACATTTTAGGTAAAGAGCCAGTACAAAAGGGCTCTTGGTATGATATAATCACTAAATATGGAGAGCCGTATGAGAAGAAATACATGGAGTTACACCAAATATTTAAAGAAAAAGTTGAGGTATTATGTGTAAATGCAAACTATCCTTACATTTATAAAAAACGTGATTATTTTAACATTCCTGCTGTTTTGCCCCCACCGAATTTATCAATTTTGTTCCAGCACTCTCCTTCACCATCCCAGTATCCTCTCCTATCACCCCAGTGCTTTGATACTGGGATCCATTCTTTTTCTCCACTAGATTCCAGTGTCACACACTGGGATGACAAAAAAAGGAACACCTGGATGACAGATGGCTACACAAGAGGCTTAATAATTCATAGCATATTGCAGTATATGCCTAAGATAGAGAAAGACAGGAGAAAAAATTGGATAGGAAAATATCTTGATAATATAAACATCAGGAAAAATAAGGATGAAATTTACAGAAAAATATTAGCCTTTAATGAAAAATATGATTACCTGTTTGACTTAGATGGTAAGTCAGAAATTACACTGAGTGGAACAATCAATGGCAAACCGGTATTAGTACGATTAGATAAGCTATGCATAACGCAGGATAAAGCAATTATAATTGACTATAAATCACACCGTAATGTTTCTGTTTCCTCATTAAATGAAATAAAAAAACAGATGTTGATCTATAAAACCTTAGTACAAGAGATATGTCCAAACAAGCAGGTAGAGTGCATGGTTATTTGGGTGGAAGATTTAACCATTCAATCTGACTTTTGA